One genomic window of Acidobacteriota bacterium includes the following:
- the gpmA gene encoding 2,3-diphosphoglycerate-dependent phosphoglycerate mutase — protein sequence MKTLVLLRHGESTWNKENRFTGWTDVELSEKGVQEAIEAGRILNDGGYAFDVAYTSVLKRAIKTLWLALEQMDLMWIPVHNSWRLNERHYGALQGLNKAETAARHGMEQTQIWRRSYAVPPPPLAPDDPRHPGRDPRYASLRPEELPLTECLKDTVARFLPIWHETIAPAVQSGQRVLIAAHGNSLRALVKYLDSIPDDAIVGLNIPTGIPLVYELTDDLHPIRHYYLGDPEAIARASQAVANQLKGGAQ from the coding sequence ATGAAGACACTGGTGTTGTTGAGGCACGGCGAAAGCACGTGGAACAAGGAAAACCGGTTCACCGGCTGGACCGACGTCGAATTGAGCGAGAAGGGCGTGCAGGAGGCTATCGAGGCCGGCCGGATCTTGAACGACGGCGGCTACGCATTTGATGTGGCCTATACATCGGTGCTCAAGCGCGCCATCAAGACGTTGTGGCTCGCGCTCGAGCAGATGGATCTGATGTGGATTCCCGTGCACAACTCATGGCGGCTGAACGAGCGTCACTACGGAGCCCTGCAGGGCCTGAACAAGGCCGAGACGGCGGCCAGGCACGGGATGGAGCAGACACAGATCTGGCGGCGGAGCTACGCGGTGCCGCCGCCGCCGCTGGCGCCTGACGATCCGCGTCATCCGGGCCGCGATCCGCGGTACGCCTCGCTCCGGCCGGAAGAACTCCCGCTCACTGAGTGTCTCAAGGACACCGTGGCGCGCTTTCTGCCGATCTGGCACGAGACCATCGCGCCAGCCGTGCAGAGCGGCCAGCGCGTGCTGATAGCGGCGCACGGCAACAGCCTTCGCGCGCTGGTGAAGTACCTGGACAGCATCCCTGATGACGCGATTGTCGGTCTCAATATCCCGACCGGAATCCCGCTCGTCTACGAACTCACCGACGATCTGCACCCTATTCGCCACTACTACCTGGGCGATCCCGAGGCCATTGCCAGGGCGAGCCAGGCAGTCGCGAATCAGTTGAAGGGTGGCGCGCAGTAG
- a CDS encoding tRNA-dihydrouridine synthase family protein, with protein sequence MLLAEVLTDAVVLAPLTKGGNLPYRRLCVSLGARVTMSEMTVARRLKQRRRGEYALIRRAPEETFFGVQLAGTNPEEMGWAAALVESRGADLVDLNVGCPIDYFTSKGLGAALSRQPARIGRIVEAMKRSVEHVPITVKIRLGWNEKSRNHVEQARAAVEGGADAIVVHGRTRDARYRSAADWDAVGEVVAAVQVPVVGNGDILFPYEIAGARSRSGCAGVMVGRGALIKPWIFREAAEGYRDITADKRLAIYGRYVDFALEHWGGDEHGRARVADFTRWHFGFWCRYVPQRADGSFPTMQGRDPRDFGRTPLEALLARGDAAAHAWLADRLVAHETVDPDAAPPPTEEVESDESQVAG encoded by the coding sequence ATGCTGCTCGCCGAAGTATTGACCGACGCGGTGGTGCTGGCGCCGCTCACCAAGGGAGGCAACCTTCCGTACCGCCGATTGTGCGTGTCGCTGGGCGCTCGCGTCACGATGAGCGAGATGACCGTAGCGCGGCGTCTCAAACAGCGGCGCCGGGGCGAGTACGCGCTGATTCGGCGTGCACCTGAGGAGACGTTCTTTGGCGTGCAGTTGGCTGGCACCAATCCTGAGGAAATGGGCTGGGCCGCCGCGCTGGTCGAATCGCGCGGGGCGGATCTGGTCGATCTCAATGTCGGGTGCCCCATCGACTACTTCACCAGCAAGGGTCTCGGTGCCGCGTTGTCGCGACAGCCGGCCCGGATCGGCCGCATCGTCGAAGCAATGAAGCGCTCGGTCGAGCACGTCCCTATCACCGTCAAGATCCGGCTCGGGTGGAATGAGAAGTCCCGCAATCACGTCGAACAGGCGCGGGCGGCCGTCGAGGGAGGCGCGGATGCGATCGTCGTGCACGGGCGGACCAGGGATGCCCGGTATCGATCCGCGGCCGACTGGGATGCCGTCGGCGAAGTGGTTGCGGCCGTGCAAGTGCCGGTCGTGGGCAACGGCGACATCCTGTTTCCCTACGAGATTGCCGGGGCCCGTTCGCGTTCCGGGTGCGCGGGTGTGATGGTGGGTCGGGGCGCGCTCATCAAGCCGTGGATCTTCCGGGAGGCCGCCGAAGGCTATCGCGATATCACGGCTGACAAGCGCCTGGCCATCTACGGCCGATATGTCGATTTCGCCCTCGAACACTGGGGGGGCGACGAACACGGCCGCGCGCGCGTCGCTGACTTTACGCGGTGGCACTTCGGGTTCTGGTGCCGGTACGTGCCGCAGCGGGCTGACGGGTCGTTTCCGACGATGCAGGGCCGGGACCCGCGGGATTTCGGCCGGACACCACTCGAGGCCCTGCTCGCTCGCGGCGACGCCGCGGCACACGCGTGGCTGGCCGACCGGCTGGTCGCGCACGAAACGGTAGACCCGGATGCGGCACCGCCACCGACCGAAGAGGTTGAGAGCGACGAATCCCAGGTTGCCGGATAG